The following are encoded together in the Candidatus Binataceae bacterium genome:
- the atpG gene encoding ATP synthase F1 subunit gamma: MASLKAIRRRIASTKSTQQITRAMKLVAASRLRRAQEALANSIPYSEALARVADSLLTSEGISAGPRENAQKRALLVVIASDRTLCGGYNANAMRLADETRRELETSGIAIELFAVGKKAVDHLRRNRTPVAIQRIDNIPRLATIGLARDIAAKILNDYRSGAIDEAGIVYTRFRSALAQFPTYEKLLPVKPPSEHGIRDDGELHGGVAKSEAGKLDYLVEPSREELVPVVLRGYLEASIYHALLESEASEQGARMTAMDSASSNAAKMISSLTLEMNRARQAQITRELMDIVGGAEALRG, encoded by the coding sequence ATGGCCTCACTCAAGGCAATCCGGCGCCGGATCGCATCGACCAAGTCGACTCAGCAAATCACGCGCGCGATGAAGCTGGTCGCGGCCTCGCGCCTGCGCCGCGCGCAGGAAGCGCTCGCCAATTCGATCCCCTATAGCGAAGCGCTCGCGCGCGTCGCTGATTCGCTCCTCACTTCCGAAGGAATCTCGGCGGGTCCGCGCGAGAATGCGCAAAAGCGCGCGCTGCTCGTCGTGATCGCCTCGGACCGCACGCTCTGCGGCGGCTACAACGCCAACGCGATGCGACTGGCGGATGAAACGCGCCGCGAGCTCGAAACCAGCGGAATCGCGATCGAGCTTTTCGCCGTCGGCAAGAAGGCCGTCGATCATCTGCGGCGCAATCGCACGCCGGTCGCGATTCAGCGCATCGACAATATTCCCCGGCTTGCGACGATTGGCCTCGCGCGCGATATCGCCGCCAAGATTCTCAACGATTATCGCAGCGGTGCGATCGATGAAGCTGGAATCGTGTACACGCGCTTCCGCTCGGCGCTCGCACAGTTCCCGACCTACGAAAAGCTGCTGCCGGTGAAGCCTCCCAGCGAACACGGAATTCGCGACGACGGCGAGCTGCACGGCGGCGTCGCCAAGAGCGAGGCGGGCAAGCTCGACTACCTCGTCGAGCCGAGCCGCGAGGAATTGGTGCCGGTCGTATTGCGCGGCTACCTCGAAGCATCGATTTATCATGCGCTGCTCGAGTCCGAAGCGAGCGAACAGGGCGCGCGGATGACTGCGATGGACTCGGCGAGCAGTAACGCCGCGAAGATGATCTCCTCGCTCACGCTCGAGATGAACCGCGCGCGCCAGGCGCAGATTACCAGGGAACTGATGGATATCGTCGGCGGCGCCGAGGCGCTGCGCGGCTAA
- the atpH gene encoding ATP synthase F1 subunit delta, translated as MKGSRVAKRYARALLELAERSQVEKWGEELDQLAAIVSDPQLLVKLTSPELSHTARQEAMGKIAERLELGFPLRSFAVVVARHGRIAEVPAIAEAYRDLVDQLLGRARATITFAVQPTDSDVARVVAGLEGIAKKKIIPTTMVDPALLGGVVAEFGGKIYDGSLATRLAEAQRRMAG; from the coding sequence ATGAAAGGCTCGCGGGTCGCCAAGCGCTATGCTCGCGCGCTGCTCGAACTCGCAGAGCGGAGCCAGGTCGAGAAATGGGGCGAGGAGCTCGATCAGCTTGCCGCGATCGTTTCGGATCCTCAACTGCTGGTTAAGCTCACGTCGCCCGAGCTTTCCCACACGGCGCGGCAAGAGGCGATGGGCAAGATCGCCGAGCGGCTCGAACTCGGCTTCCCGCTGCGATCGTTCGCCGTCGTCGTCGCGCGTCACGGCCGAATCGCGGAGGTGCCAGCGATTGCCGAGGCGTATCGCGATCTGGTCGATCAACTGCTCGGCCGCGCGCGGGCGACGATTACATTCGCGGTGCAGCCTACCGACTCGGACGTCGCGCGGGTCGTCGCGGGGCTTGAAGGAATCGCGAAGAAAAAAATTATTCCAACCACGATGGTTGATCCGGCGCTGCTGGGCGGCGTCGTGGCAGAATTTGGCGGCAAGATTTATGACGGCAGCCTGGCTACCAGGCTGGCGGAGGCACAGCGCCGGATGGCGGGTTGA
- the atpA gene encoding F0F1 ATP synthase subunit alpha, which produces MAEIRPSEISEILKNEIKGFEGSIAVRETGRVLSCGDGIARIYGLQNAASGELLEFPHGVFGMVLNLEEDNVGAALFGDPQAIAEGDEVKRTGRIAEVPVGEGLLGRVVNALGQPIDEKGPIKAAETRRIEIKAPGIIKRQPVKEPLQTGIKAIDSMLQIGRGQRELIIGDRQTGKTAIAIDTIINQKGQNVHCFYVAIGQKRSTIAQVVERLSRFGAMEYTTIISATASEAAPLQFIAPYTGCTMGEYFRDTGRHALLIYDDLSKHAQAYRQLSLLLRRPPGREAYPGDVFYLHSRLLERAAKMSAEMGGGSLTALPIIETQEGDVSAYIPTNVISITDGQIVLDKDLFNSNVRPAVNVGLSVSRVGFSAAVKAMKQVGGTLKLDLAQYREMAAFAQFGSDLDPASQRLLNRGARLTEMLKQAQYSPLPVEKEVLLIYAGNEGFFDKLEVPQIRPFEDAMFGYFESTAPEVLATIRDKRELSDEVRAKMKSGLEECEKRFLADQKGSQAAA; this is translated from the coding sequence ATGGCAGAGATTCGACCATCTGAAATCAGCGAAATCCTGAAGAACGAGATTAAGGGTTTCGAAGGCAGTATCGCCGTGCGCGAGACCGGCCGCGTGCTGTCATGCGGCGACGGTATCGCGCGCATTTACGGCTTACAGAACGCGGCCTCGGGCGAGCTACTCGAGTTTCCGCACGGCGTCTTCGGGATGGTGTTGAACCTCGAAGAAGACAATGTTGGGGCCGCGCTGTTCGGCGATCCGCAGGCAATTGCGGAAGGCGATGAAGTGAAGCGCACCGGCAGAATCGCCGAGGTTCCCGTCGGCGAAGGTCTGCTGGGCCGTGTCGTCAACGCGCTCGGTCAGCCGATCGACGAGAAAGGGCCGATCAAGGCGGCAGAGACGCGCCGAATCGAGATCAAGGCGCCCGGTATCATCAAGCGCCAGCCCGTCAAAGAACCGCTGCAGACCGGGATCAAAGCTATCGACTCGATGCTGCAAATCGGCCGCGGCCAGCGCGAGCTTATCATCGGCGATCGCCAGACCGGTAAGACCGCGATCGCGATCGACACCATCATTAATCAGAAGGGCCAGAACGTTCACTGCTTCTACGTCGCGATTGGCCAGAAGCGCTCGACGATCGCACAGGTCGTCGAACGCTTGAGCCGCTTCGGCGCGATGGAGTACACGACGATCATCTCCGCGACCGCCTCCGAAGCGGCGCCGCTGCAGTTCATCGCGCCCTACACGGGCTGCACGATGGGCGAGTACTTTCGCGATACCGGCCGCCATGCCCTTCTGATTTACGATGATCTCAGCAAGCATGCACAGGCGTATCGCCAGCTCTCGCTCTTGCTGCGCCGTCCTCCGGGCCGCGAGGCGTATCCCGGCGACGTTTTCTATCTGCATTCGCGGCTGCTGGAGCGCGCAGCCAAGATGAGCGCTGAGATGGGTGGCGGCTCGCTCACCGCGCTGCCGATTATCGAAACGCAGGAAGGCGACGTTTCGGCATATATCCCGACCAACGTCATCTCGATCACGGACGGTCAGATCGTTCTCGACAAGGACCTCTTCAACTCGAACGTTCGACCCGCGGTGAACGTCGGCCTCTCGGTTTCGCGGGTTGGATTTTCCGCCGCCGTGAAAGCGATGAAGCAGGTCGGCGGCACGCTCAAGCTCGATCTCGCGCAATATCGCGAGATGGCGGCGTTCGCACAGTTCGGCTCCGATCTCGATCCCGCCTCGCAACGTCTCCTGAATCGCGGCGCGCGGCTAACCGAGATGCTCAAGCAGGCGCAATATTCGCCGCTGCCGGTCGAGAAGGAAGTGCTCCTGATATACGCCGGCAACGAGGGTTTCTTCGACAAGCTCGAGGTCCCGCAGATTCGGCCGTTCGAAGATGCGATGTTCGGGTACTTCGAGTCGACCGCGCCCGAGGTGCTCGCCACGATTCGCGACAAGCGCGAGCTGAGCGACGAAGTGCGCGCCAAGATGAAGTCCGGGCTCGAGGAATGCGAGAAGCGCTTCCTCGCGGATCAGAAGGGGAGCCAGGCTGCGGCGTAA